In Candidatus Hydrogenedentota bacterium, a genomic segment contains:
- a CDS encoding M24 family metallopeptidase, with the protein MTEQELMRVRIALLQAFLREHNLDGILLSRTDNFAMATGGRRNYVGIASDTGACSLFVNKNGDVTLITNNIEEPRIMEEELSGCGCTAHRFLWFEGNAAQIIAKEYSGAFVSDDGSVGDNVNSKLAYLRALLTPLELEKYRLLGQLAAEAMTATLSDVKAGMSEADIAARLIAEGAKRRCLVPVCLVAADARIAQYRHPLPTCAHLASDAVSENCVRGYVMVVGGFVREGLTVSITRFKRVGDVKTEILEAENRICGVDAMLQEACEPGKTLADVFSVCQRAYRELGFVGTEWHNHHQGGTTGYAGRTFKGSPHEMFPILDELWSSRVKEIAGIDIEFGHAFAWNPSAPGVKSEDTFLLYPDGTKQIVTLTPAFPTIDLEAVLERPTPVVKSGFLEA; encoded by the coding sequence ATGACCGAACAGGAATTGATGCGCGTTCGTATCGCACTTCTTCAGGCCTTTCTCCGCGAACACAATCTAGACGGCATTCTTCTGTCCAGAACCGACAACTTTGCCATGGCCACGGGCGGCCGCCGGAATTACGTGGGAATCGCTTCGGACACGGGGGCTTGTTCGCTCTTCGTGAACAAGAACGGCGACGTGACTCTGATCACCAACAACATTGAAGAACCTCGCATCATGGAGGAAGAGTTGTCCGGTTGCGGATGCACGGCTCACCGATTCTTGTGGTTTGAAGGAAACGCTGCTCAAATCATCGCCAAAGAGTACAGCGGCGCGTTCGTTTCCGATGACGGATCCGTGGGCGACAACGTCAACTCGAAGTTGGCCTACCTTCGCGCGCTGCTGACACCGCTTGAGTTGGAGAAGTACCGCCTGTTGGGCCAACTCGCTGCCGAAGCGATGACTGCCACTTTGTCCGACGTGAAAGCGGGTATGTCTGAGGCTGATATTGCCGCGCGTCTCATAGCGGAAGGTGCGAAGCGACGTTGCCTCGTCCCTGTCTGCCTCGTAGCGGCGGACGCTCGAATCGCGCAGTATCGTCACCCCTTGCCAACCTGCGCGCACCTCGCCAGCGACGCGGTCTCCGAAAACTGCGTTCGCGGATACGTCATGGTGGTGGGTGGGTTCGTACGTGAAGGCCTCACGGTTTCCATCACGCGATTCAAGCGTGTGGGAGACGTCAAAACCGAAATACTCGAAGCGGAGAATCGCATCTGCGGCGTTGATGCCATGTTGCAGGAAGCTTGCGAACCCGGCAAGACCCTCGCAGACGTATTCTCCGTATGCCAGCGCGCTTACCGGGAATTGGGATTCGTGGGTACGGAGTGGCACAACCATCATCAGGGTGGAACAACAGGGTATGCGGGGCGCACCTTCAAAGGGTCGCCGCACGAGATGTTTCCCATACTGGACGAACTGTGGTCGTCGCGCGTCAAAGAAATCGCGGGCATAGACATCGAGTTTGGCCACGCGTTCGCATGGAATCCGTCTGCACCCGGGGTAAAATCGGAAGACACTTTCTTGCTTTACCCCGATGGCACGAAGCAAATCGTTACACTCACGCCTGCTTTTCCGACGATTGACTTGGAGGCCGTTCTGGAGAGGCCGACGCCTGTCGTAAAGTCCGGTTTCCTCGAAGCGTAG
- the sat gene encoding sulfate adenylyltransferase, translated as MSLAPHGGTLVDRFLTGSALEAAKQKAAQLPRIKVDAYAAFDIDCIAKGIFSPLTGFMNEAEVRGVLDTMHLRPGIPWSIPILLSVSTEEAAKFAIGTEIAIEDDEGDVVAILHLAEKFSVDHREIAEKTYRTTDEAHPGVAYTLQLGDVFLSGPLDVLKARTIEFQEYNLTPKETRAAFEHHGWKRIVAFQTRNPIHRAHEYLTKCALEVCDGLLIHPLMGTTKSDDIPGNVRMECYKTIIDHYYPKAHTMLSLMPVNMRYAGPREAIMHAIIRKNYGCTHFIVGRDHAGVGNYYGTYDAHHIFQEFDPAEIGITPLFFDHTFHCKTCGNMGSIKSCPHDKEHHVFLSGTKVREMLKAGEIPPVEFTRPEVAKVLIKWAQGTA; from the coding sequence ATGTCATTGGCACCGCACGGCGGCACCTTAGTGGATCGTTTCCTGACCGGATCGGCTTTGGAAGCCGCCAAGCAGAAGGCGGCGCAATTGCCTCGAATCAAAGTCGATGCATACGCCGCTTTCGATATCGACTGTATCGCAAAAGGTATCTTCAGCCCCCTTACCGGTTTCATGAACGAAGCCGAAGTCCGTGGCGTCTTGGATACCATGCACCTCCGCCCGGGCATACCTTGGTCGATTCCCATTCTCCTTTCCGTGAGCACCGAAGAAGCAGCGAAGTTTGCCATCGGAACGGAAATCGCCATTGAAGATGATGAAGGCGACGTTGTCGCGATTCTGCACCTCGCCGAGAAATTCAGCGTGGACCATCGCGAAATTGCGGAGAAGACCTATCGCACGACCGATGAAGCGCACCCCGGCGTCGCCTATACGCTTCAACTTGGCGACGTGTTTCTGTCCGGCCCGCTGGATGTGCTCAAGGCGCGAACCATCGAGTTTCAGGAGTACAACCTCACGCCGAAAGAAACTCGCGCAGCCTTCGAACACCACGGTTGGAAGCGCATCGTCGCGTTCCAGACACGCAATCCCATCCACCGCGCGCATGAATACCTCACGAAATGCGCCTTGGAAGTGTGCGACGGGCTTCTCATTCACCCGCTCATGGGAACGACTAAGAGCGACGACATCCCCGGCAATGTCCGCATGGAGTGCTACAAGACCATCATCGACCACTACTACCCGAAAGCGCATACCATGCTTTCACTGATGCCCGTGAATATGCGCTATGCGGGGCCGCGTGAAGCCATCATGCACGCGATCATCCGCAAGAATTACGGGTGCACGCACTTCATTGTCGGACGCGACCACGCGGGCGTGGGCAATTATTACGGCACCTACGACGCGCATCACATCTTCCAGGAATTCGACCCGGCGGAGATCGGCATCACGCCGCTCTTCTTCGACCACACGTTCCACTGCAAGACGTGCGGCAACATGGGTTCGATCAAGTCCTGCCCGCACGATAAAGAACACCACGTCTTCTTGAGCGGCACCAAGGTGCGCGAGATGTTGAAGGCCGGAGAGATTCCCCCGGTGGAATTCACGCGACCGGAAGTCGCCAAAGTGCTCATCAAGTGGGCACAAGGCACGGCCTGA
- a CDS encoding DUF4405 domain-containing protein, producing MFNTICRKSWVSPLTAFSFVAVGATGTLLLFGVHLPAIKGIHEWLGLLFVIAGLVHVILNWRTLLSYLTAPSALAALAVVVVLGILLSAIPGEGPEHRFGPGMGHREGAVYGTSAGPGLRAE from the coding sequence ATGTTCAACACTATTTGCCGCAAATCCTGGGTCAGCCCGTTGACCGCATTCAGTTTTGTAGCCGTCGGCGCAACCGGTACCCTCCTGCTCTTCGGAGTTCACCTGCCCGCCATCAAGGGAATCCACGAATGGCTGGGCCTCTTGTTTGTGATTGCCGGGCTGGTTCACGTGATCCTGAACTGGCGGACCCTGCTGAGTTACCTCACCGCGCCCTCCGCGTTGGCCGCGCTCGCCGTCGTTGTTGTGCTGGGGATTCTCCTGTCCGCCATTCCCGGCGAGGGCCCGGAGCACCGTTTTGGGCCAGGCATGGGGCATCGTGAAGGTGCGGTCTACGGCACCAGCGCAGGCCCCGGTCTCCGCGCGGAATAA
- a CDS encoding alkaline phosphatase family protein: MSQSQVKRVLLIGLDCAAPQFVFGPGAFDLPNLHALQRRGGWGLLTSCHPPITVPAWACMMSGKDPGTLGCYGFRNRADYSYEALATHDATHIVEPRVWDILSRHGKKSVVLGMPQTYPPRPLEGCLVSDFLTPDASCDYTYPKSLKQEIEARVGEYLFDVKDFRTEEKAGLLKRIYALTENRFKVARHLLQTKEWDFFAMVEMGPDRLHHGFWRFCDSKHPKYVAGNPFEHAFRDYYQFLDTQIGELLSLVDESTAVLVVSDHGAQAMRGGVCINQWLMDHGYLKLKTPVHTPTPIEQCDIDWDSTRAWAAGGYYARLMINVKGREAKGIVPLNEYEALRTELKDKLEIMAGPDGQPLGTRVCRPEDLYKSVKGIPPDLFVYFGDLAWRAIGTVAHDSVFSTENDTGPDDANHDYHGLLIMDDGGERAGRLIRGKSILNVAPTVLSLLNVPIPGDFQAGPIE; the protein is encoded by the coding sequence ATGAGTCAATCGCAGGTCAAACGTGTCTTGCTGATAGGACTGGACTGCGCCGCGCCGCAGTTTGTGTTCGGGCCTGGCGCGTTTGACCTGCCCAATCTTCACGCGCTTCAGCGGCGCGGGGGTTGGGGATTGCTGACCAGTTGCCATCCGCCCATCACGGTTCCCGCGTGGGCATGCATGATGTCGGGCAAAGACCCCGGTACGCTCGGCTGCTATGGATTTCGGAATCGCGCGGACTATTCCTACGAGGCATTGGCCACCCACGACGCAACGCACATCGTGGAGCCGCGCGTATGGGATATTCTCTCGCGCCACGGCAAGAAGTCCGTGGTGCTTGGCATGCCGCAGACCTATCCCCCAAGACCTCTGGAGGGATGTTTGGTCTCTGACTTTCTGACTCCGGATGCATCCTGCGACTATACCTATCCCAAGAGCCTTAAGCAGGAGATTGAAGCAAGAGTCGGCGAATACCTCTTCGACGTGAAGGATTTTCGCACCGAAGAGAAAGCCGGCCTTCTCAAGCGCATCTATGCGCTGACGGAAAACCGATTCAAAGTCGCGCGTCACCTATTGCAGACCAAGGAATGGGATTTCTTCGCGATGGTCGAGATGGGCCCAGACCGTCTCCATCACGGATTCTGGAGGTTCTGCGACTCGAAGCATCCGAAATACGTAGCGGGCAATCCGTTCGAGCATGCGTTCCGCGATTACTACCAATTCCTTGACACTCAGATTGGCGAACTCCTTTCCCTGGTCGACGAATCGACCGCTGTTCTCGTCGTGTCCGATCATGGCGCCCAGGCAATGAGAGGCGGCGTCTGCATAAATCAGTGGCTGATGGACCATGGGTACCTGAAACTGAAGACACCGGTCCATACGCCGACTCCGATCGAACAATGCGATATCGATTGGGATAGCACCCGGGCGTGGGCAGCGGGCGGCTACTATGCGCGGCTTATGATTAACGTGAAGGGACGTGAGGCCAAGGGCATCGTGCCTCTGAATGAGTACGAGGCCCTGAGGACCGAACTCAAGGACAAGCTCGAAATCATGGCCGGGCCGGACGGGCAGCCCCTCGGCACCCGGGTCTGCCGTCCCGAAGACCTGTACAAATCGGTAAAAGGCATCCCCCCCGACCTCTTTGTCTATTTCGGCGATCTCGCGTGGCGCGCCATCGGCACCGTCGCCCACGATTCGGTTTTTTCCACCGAGAACGACACCGGACCGGACGACGCCAATCACGATTACCACGGATTGCTCATCATGGACGACGGGGGGGAACGCGCCGGACGCCTCATTCGCGGCAAGTCGATACTGAACGTGGCCCCAACCGTCCTCAGCCTGTTGAACGTGCCCATTCCCGGCGATTTCCAGGCCGGACCGATTGAATGA
- a CDS encoding glycosyltransferase yields the protein MRLAVNATSFEPGYDEEDVFLRSLLEAMRAVQPETNFVLLTDEHSHDTYAGWERVYVGKPAPGSSAESGPHEKNMERAVQLAHPDLVLSPLQTALDIPAKVLVPIALDLGFLGTGGKLSQWRNLSMQREAKRICSQLNIVLAPSEYIRQQLLSTLGVAMNKVVVAHPGADSAYDGSYPSIAEEPFLMALSDTRHRELNGLLRTAFERLEPEMSHSLVVAGREDENEPADWGARVLRVLSCPPAYTAGLLQHSTAFICTSCHEGAALNVLRAMRAGARIIAPRVGGIAEIASTAAIYYNHENAGSLVSAIKRSLTEDRSERTGNIEYGKKRSTEFTWERCAWRTLNALKRVGA from the coding sequence ATGCGGCTCGCGGTAAACGCAACTTCTTTCGAGCCCGGATACGACGAGGAAGACGTGTTCCTGCGCAGTCTTCTGGAGGCAATGCGCGCCGTCCAACCCGAAACGAATTTTGTTCTCCTTACAGATGAACACTCTCACGACACGTACGCCGGATGGGAGCGTGTCTATGTGGGCAAACCTGCCCCAGGTTCAAGCGCCGAGTCCGGTCCGCACGAAAAGAACATGGAGCGGGCAGTTCAATTGGCCCATCCGGACCTGGTTCTTAGCCCGCTTCAAACGGCCTTGGACATTCCGGCAAAAGTTCTTGTACCTATTGCGCTCGATTTGGGCTTCCTGGGTACAGGCGGGAAGTTGAGTCAATGGCGCAATCTAAGTATGCAGCGGGAAGCGAAACGAATTTGTTCGCAGCTCAACATCGTGCTCGCCCCCTCGGAGTACATCCGCCAGCAGTTGCTAAGCACTCTTGGAGTGGCCATGAACAAGGTGGTGGTGGCCCATCCTGGAGCGGATTCCGCATACGACGGATCCTACCCTTCCATTGCCGAAGAGCCCTTCCTGATGGCACTCAGCGACACGCGCCACCGTGAGCTGAACGGATTGCTGCGCACAGCGTTTGAGCGGCTGGAACCAGAGATGTCCCACTCGCTTGTCGTGGCCGGGCGCGAGGACGAAAATGAACCCGCGGACTGGGGAGCCAGGGTGCTAAGGGTGTTGTCGTGTCCGCCGGCCTATACGGCGGGATTGCTGCAACATAGCACGGCGTTCATTTGTACCTCATGTCACGAGGGCGCAGCGCTCAACGTATTGCGCGCTATGCGCGCCGGGGCGCGAATCATTGCCCCCCGCGTGGGCGGCATTGCTGAAATCGCAAGCACAGCGGCCATTTACTACAATCACGAAAACGCCGGTTCACTTGTAAGCGCCATAAAGCGATCCTTAACCGAAGACAGATCCGAGCGAACGGGCAACATCGAATACGGCAAGAAACGGTCCACGGAATTCACGTGGGAACGTTGCGCGTGGCGCACGCTCAATGCCCTTAAACGCGTCGGTGCATGA
- a CDS encoding VCBS repeat-containing protein, whose product GLSDLVGCWNYAYRPGEPWDGPVCYPRVDSNKSLLFGDLIHVRSKESADSPAEVISTRYMFADFEDVNGDGLVDFALRANASNTVSFYLNAGTREPGGMPDFVLGLRFDSPPDEKAQNSLRLTDLNGDGKIDVIAGSYLIPNASETGWPFVAGEAQLLEAGSVPDFCRVDGDDLKDAVCLEPDGSGNVQSYVVRWRKNLGGIPPRFGAPQLIPGITTGRSDFLSATDIDGQPGLVVFHNVYTRLSVFVRTESDEENVEFRYSGDALSDSAVMSLSDQAWPYLCDWDGDNDLDLLIGSGYGWPRVAINEGTCARPRYAEPVAIVSEGRTIRVLRDEILGGSNWHNMGYSYPVLVDWDGDGLSDLMLPNETNRIFWYRNEGARTSPQFGRQLQIICDGYPDSAELRAESARLAGDKNVPNSPYPYQDNQPFFWRTGAAFADFNGDGLMDLATHDGATRKLTLFVQYRDESGALRLRKDRPLALADGRPIDDAIVGRSAHWTESFKSVDWDKDGLVDLMYSLSGMDGGKSSIHLLRNCGTKTDPVFADPKPMCCFGEPINITAHGPHPYVGDVNGDGLPDILACVEWSVYPFYSYAALTMPERPQLTIGPARALER is encoded by the coding sequence ACGGGTTGTCCGATCTCGTGGGTTGTTGGAACTACGCGTATCGACCGGGCGAGCCGTGGGATGGCCCCGTGTGCTATCCGCGCGTTGACTCTAACAAGAGTCTCCTATTCGGCGACCTGATTCATGTACGGTCGAAGGAGAGTGCAGATTCGCCCGCGGAGGTGATCAGTACACGGTACATGTTCGCTGATTTCGAAGATGTGAACGGAGACGGCCTGGTTGATTTTGCACTTCGTGCCAACGCATCAAATACCGTGTCGTTCTACCTCAATGCAGGCACTCGTGAACCCGGCGGCATGCCTGACTTCGTGTTGGGACTGCGCTTTGACAGTCCCCCGGACGAGAAAGCCCAGAACTCGCTGCGCCTGACGGATCTCAACGGCGACGGCAAAATAGACGTGATCGCCGGGTCCTATCTGATACCAAATGCCAGCGAGACGGGCTGGCCGTTTGTCGCGGGAGAGGCGCAACTCTTGGAAGCGGGATCGGTCCCCGATTTCTGTCGCGTGGACGGAGACGATCTGAAGGATGCCGTCTGCCTTGAGCCGGATGGGAGCGGCAACGTACAGTCCTACGTGGTGCGCTGGCGTAAGAACCTTGGCGGAATCCCGCCCCGGTTCGGAGCGCCGCAGCTAATTCCTGGAATTACGACAGGCCGATCCGACTTTCTGAGTGCAACAGATATCGATGGTCAACCGGGCCTGGTTGTCTTTCACAATGTGTACACGCGACTGAGCGTCTTCGTGCGCACCGAGAGTGACGAGGAGAACGTTGAGTTTCGATATTCGGGTGATGCCCTCTCCGATTCTGCGGTCATGAGTCTGAGTGATCAGGCGTGGCCTTACCTTTGTGATTGGGATGGCGACAATGACTTGGACTTGCTTATCGGTAGTGGATACGGTTGGCCGCGCGTCGCGATCAACGAAGGAACGTGCGCACGGCCCCGGTATGCCGAGCCCGTTGCCATCGTGTCCGAAGGGCGTACCATTCGCGTCTTGCGCGATGAAATCCTGGGCGGCTCGAATTGGCACAACATGGGATATTCATACCCGGTGTTGGTGGATTGGGACGGAGATGGGCTATCGGACCTTATGCTGCCCAACGAGACCAACCGAATATTCTGGTATAGAAACGAAGGCGCTCGCACCAGCCCGCAATTTGGCAGGCAACTCCAGATAATCTGCGACGGATACCCGGATTCGGCGGAACTTCGCGCCGAGTCCGCGAGACTTGCCGGTGATAAGAATGTCCCGAACAGTCCTTATCCGTACCAGGATAATCAGCCCTTCTTTTGGAGAACCGGGGCCGCCTTCGCCGACTTCAACGGCGACGGCCTCATGGACTTGGCAACGCACGATGGTGCCACCCGGAAACTCACGCTGTTCGTGCAGTATCGAGACGAATCCGGAGCACTGCGCTTGCGTAAGGACAGGCCGCTGGCGCTTGCCGACGGCCGGCCCATCGACGACGCGATCGTAGGTCGAAGTGCGCACTGGACAGAATCATTCAAGAGTGTGGACTGGGACAAAGACGGCCTCGTGGACCTTATGTACAGTCTATCGGGAATGGACGGTGGCAAGAGCAGCATCCATCTCCTGCGGAACTGCGGCACCAAGACCGATCCCGTTTTTGCCGATCCCAAACCCATGTGCTGTTTTGGTGAGCCAATCAACATTACCGCGCATGGTCCGCATCCCTATGTCGGCGATGTGAATGGCGACGGGTTGCCCGACATACTTGCGTGTGTCGAATGGAGCGTGTATCCGTTCTATTCTTACGCCGCGTTGACGATGCCGGAACGGCCCCAACTGACGATTGGTCCTGCACGCGCGTTGGAACGGTAG